One genomic window of Caldivirga maquilingensis IC-167 includes the following:
- a CDS encoding prenyltransferase, producing the protein MGLSGLKPWLLSFSPTTLTSAFSSVTLGTALSWYLNGVFKPVIYVVTLIAVMLAQAGVNLIHDYVDYRTGVDILYRASGFMHRPNPIIDLGLNPRSVRAVGYFFIAVTIASGIYLALVVGFPVLILGLAGVLIGVGYSEAPLKLHYRGLGEVFAALAMGPLVTWGSYIVQTGIYLNPAPLIVGIPNGLFTLLILLGSGALELDASRKVGKLTLVLILGLRRVKYLVYGVVALIYLTLIASALLGYLPYISLLTLLLIPRTLRLAGPLLSGDEGEVRRRWRELRLLWAGPFSVRLIILAILIASMIIVKLMPWIP; encoded by the coding sequence ATGGGGTTGAGTGGATTAAAGCCTTGGTTACTATCATTTAGTCCAACAACGTTAACCAGTGCCTTCTCCTCAGTTACCTTAGGCACAGCTCTCTCCTGGTACCTTAACGGTGTCTTTAAGCCTGTAATATATGTAGTAACCTTAATTGCAGTGATGCTTGCTCAAGCTGGGGTTAACCTTATTCATGATTACGTGGATTACAGAACCGGGGTGGATATCCTCTATAGGGCCAGTGGCTTTATGCATAGGCCTAATCCAATAATTGACCTTGGCCTTAACCCACGTAGCGTTAGGGCCGTGGGCTACTTCTTCATTGCCGTAACCATAGCCTCAGGGATTTACCTAGCCCTAGTGGTTGGTTTCCCAGTCCTAATACTGGGCTTAGCCGGTGTGTTAATTGGGGTGGGTTACAGTGAGGCCCCCTTGAAGCTTCACTATAGGGGCCTTGGTGAGGTCTTCGCTGCATTGGCAATGGGCCCATTAGTCACCTGGGGCTCCTACATTGTTCAAACAGGCATCTACCTGAACCCAGCCCCATTAATCGTGGGTATACCTAATGGATTATTCACACTACTCATACTACTGGGTTCAGGGGCCCTTGAATTGGATGCATCCAGGAAGGTGGGTAAGTTAACCCTAGTCCTAATACTGGGCTTAAGGAGAGTTAAGTACCTGGTCTACGGTGTAGTGGCGTTAATTTACCTAACCCTAATCGCATCGGCACTACTGGGTTACTTACCCTACATATCCCTACTCACACTACTCCTAATCCCAAGAACCCTTAGGCTTGCCGGCCCATTACTAAGTGGTGATGAGGGTGAGGTTAGGAGGAGGTGGAGGGAGTTGAGGCTGCTTTGGGCCGGTCCATTCAGTGTTAGGTTAATTATACTGGCAATACTCATAGCCTCAATGATTATAGTTAAACTAATGCCGTGGATACCTTAA
- a CDS encoding serine hydrolase domain-containing protein encodes MECVNTVRRIMEGLVKDAYPGASLVVNANGETLINLTVGYAQLKPVERLMRGGMLFDLASLTKALSTSLIVMKLAEEGALSLSQRVSELIPDFSRTNAGASDVKDKVRVWMLLSHTSGLPAWLPLYKSASSRDELINQAVTSFLVYEPGSRVVYSDLNYIVLTALVERITGQRIDSLFQEMVAKPLNLSKALYNPLTRFSRDDVVATEYINGDALVGVVHDENARAMDGVSGHAGLFATAEDAAKIADSLLESYRNGAFLTRPSIKTMWTPWACGESCYGLGWQIYKRGVTTSGGDFLTDGKAFGHTGFTGTSLWIDVELGLTIVLFTNRVHPSRDNRRIDYARPIIHNAAVSCADKLTYH; translated from the coding sequence ATGGAGTGCGTTAACACTGTTAGGAGGATAATGGAGGGGTTGGTTAAGGATGCGTACCCAGGGGCGTCACTTGTGGTTAATGCTAATGGTGAAACCCTAATCAACTTAACCGTGGGTTACGCTCAATTAAAGCCCGTGGAGAGGTTAATGAGGGGTGGTATGCTCTTTGACTTAGCCTCCTTAACCAAGGCATTATCAACATCCCTAATAGTAATGAAGCTTGCGGAGGAGGGTGCATTAAGCCTAAGCCAGAGGGTCTCTGAATTAATCCCAGACTTCTCCAGGACTAATGCCGGTGCCAGTGATGTTAAGGATAAGGTTAGGGTATGGATGCTCCTATCCCACACATCAGGCTTACCAGCATGGCTACCCCTCTATAAGTCGGCGTCAAGTAGGGATGAGTTGATTAATCAAGCAGTAACCTCATTCCTAGTTTATGAACCGGGTTCAAGGGTTGTTTACAGTGACTTAAATTACATAGTTTTAACGGCATTAGTTGAGAGAATCACTGGTCAACGCATTGACTCCCTTTTCCAGGAAATGGTGGCTAAGCCCCTTAACCTAAGTAAGGCACTTTATAATCCATTAACAAGGTTCAGTAGGGATGATGTCGTGGCCACTGAGTACATTAATGGTGATGCATTAGTGGGTGTGGTTCATGATGAGAACGCAAGGGCCATGGATGGTGTTTCAGGGCACGCTGGCTTATTCGCAACAGCCGAGGATGCGGCTAAGATAGCTGACTCCCTGCTTGAATCCTATAGGAATGGGGCATTCTTAACTAGGCCAAGTATTAAGACTATGTGGACCCCTTGGGCTTGCGGTGAATCATGCTACGGCCTTGGTTGGCAAATATACAAAAGGGGGGTAACAACCAGTGGTGGGGATTTTTTAACTGATGGTAAGGCATTCGGGCACACCGGCTTCACTGGAACCTCCCTATGGATTGATGTTGAATTAGGCTTAACAATAGTCCTCTTCACCAATAGGGTTCACCCAAGTAGGGATAATAGGAGGATTGATTACGCTAGGCCAATTATACATAATGCTGCAGTATCATGTGCAGATAAGCTTACTTATCATTGA
- a CDS encoding TRAM domain-containing protein: MYETFIKGAIGGLTAIRTSTGPGMNRGRPRRRGRGPKPVKVGDVVEVEVTEISKRGDGVAKIRGFIIFIPNTKPGEKVRVKITRVGPSFAVAELAQEAGQGAATGQETQPEEASQGEEFEEE, translated from the coding sequence ATGTACGAAACATTTATTAAGGGGGCTATTGGTGGATTAACGGCGATACGGACGTCAACAGGTCCCGGAATGAATAGGGGAAGGCCTAGACGAAGAGGCCGTGGTCCAAAACCAGTGAAAGTCGGTGACGTTGTGGAGGTGGAGGTAACCGAAATATCCAAGAGGGGTGATGGTGTCGCGAAGATAAGAGGCTTCATAATCTTCATACCGAACACCAAGCCCGGTGAGAAGGTTAGAGTTAAGATAACGAGGGTTGGTCCATCCTTCGCGGTTGCCGAACTAGCCCAAGAGGCGGGGCAGGGAGCAGCCACTGGTCAGGAGACCCAGCCTGAGGAGGCCTCCCAAGGAGAGGAGTTTGAGGAGGAGTAA
- a CDS encoding hydroxymethylglutaryl-CoA synthase, producing MAVGIVGWGAYIPRYRIKTREIAEAWGDDALRIRDMYLVEEKAVGYIDEDPVTMAVEASRDALIRAGVKPSEVGAVFAGTESKPYAVKPISSILIDALGLNRQVYSVDMEFACKAGSDAIINLMGLVKANSIKYGIAVGTDSSQGEPGEHLEYTVGTGAVAYVIGSSNLAAEIKYTYPYASDTPDFWRRDSSPYPVHGEGFTGEPAYFKHIIGAAKGLMDELGMKPNDFDYAVFHQPNARFPVRVAQMLGFPLEKVKPGIVVDLIGNTYNASALLGLAKVLEEAKPGAKIIVVTFGSGAGSNAFYIETTDQLPGKVKLARTIGEMLEDKVYIDYSLYLKYRKIIKMIHG from the coding sequence ATGGCGGTAGGCATAGTTGGTTGGGGTGCGTACATACCTAGGTATAGGATTAAGACCCGTGAAATAGCTGAGGCTTGGGGTGATGATGCCCTCAGGATTAGGGACATGTACTTGGTTGAGGAGAAGGCGGTTGGGTACATTGACGAGGACCCAGTAACCATGGCTGTTGAAGCCTCTAGGGACGCTTTAATTAGGGCTGGGGTGAAGCCGAGTGAGGTTGGTGCAGTCTTCGCTGGAACTGAGTCAAAACCCTACGCCGTTAAGCCGATATCATCAATACTCATTGATGCCCTAGGCCTAAATAGGCAGGTTTACTCAGTGGACATGGAGTTCGCCTGTAAGGCTGGTTCAGATGCAATAATTAACCTAATGGGTTTAGTTAAGGCTAATTCAATAAAGTACGGTATAGCAGTGGGGACTGATTCATCCCAGGGTGAACCGGGGGAGCACTTGGAGTACACCGTGGGTACTGGCGCAGTCGCATACGTGATTGGTTCAAGTAACCTGGCCGCTGAAATCAAGTACACTTACCCATATGCATCAGACACCCCTGACTTCTGGAGGAGGGATAGTTCACCCTACCCAGTTCACGGTGAAGGCTTCACAGGGGAGCCGGCTTACTTCAAGCACATTATAGGTGCTGCTAAGGGTTTAATGGATGAGTTAGGTATGAAGCCCAATGACTTCGATTACGCAGTCTTCCACCAACCCAACGCCAGGTTCCCGGTTAGGGTTGCTCAAATGCTCGGCTTCCCGCTTGAGAAGGTTAAGCCAGGTATAGTGGTTGATTTAATAGGCAATACTTACAATGCCTCAGCATTACTGGGTTTAGCTAAGGTTCTTGAGGAGGCTAAGCCTGGTGCCAAAATAATAGTAGTCACCTTCGGTAGCGGTGCAGGCTCCAACGCATTCTACATTGAAACCACTGATCAATTACCAGGTAAGGTTAAGTTAGCTAGGACTATTGGTGAGATGCTTGAGGATAAGGTCTACATAGACTACTCCCTGTACTTAAAGTACAGGAAGATAATTAAAATGATACACGGTTAA
- a CDS encoding Zn-ribbon domain-containing OB-fold protein: MVDQSLSVPKYWRRIPQYYRLTALKCRKCGKVYFPPRAVCECGSREFEDVELPRRGRLIEFTVLRSVTSDFEKQRPLIFGIVDLNGVRVLGQLVDCPNPEKLSDNAEVEVVFRRVKEDSDYGIIYYGFKLRPLKGCW; encoded by the coding sequence ATGGTTGATCAATCCCTATCAGTACCGAAGTACTGGAGGAGGATACCCCAGTACTATAGGCTCACTGCCCTTAAATGCAGGAAATGCGGTAAGGTTTACTTCCCACCCAGGGCCGTCTGCGAATGCGGTTCAAGGGAATTTGAGGATGTTGAGTTACCTAGGAGGGGTAGGTTAATTGAATTCACTGTACTTAGGAGCGTCACGTCTGATTTCGAAAAGCAGAGGCCGTTAATATTCGGTATAGTTGACTTAAATGGGGTTAGGGTGCTTGGGCAATTAGTCGACTGCCCAAACCCGGAGAAGCTTAGTGATAATGCTGAGGTTGAGGTGGTGTTTAGGAGGGTTAAGGAGGATAGTGACTACGGTATAATTTACTACGGTTTTAAGTTAAGGCCATTGAAGGGGTGTTGGTGA
- a CDS encoding thiolase C-terminal domain-containing protein, whose protein sequence is MSISALGYINGVHIIPPGRYYDKGYRELFAEAALKALESAGNPDIKAIYIASALSELTGEQMAIGNVLRDYSGIKNAPSIRVENGDGSGGFAFMVALNHVASMSNGCVLLVGVDKPHEVTSLKQNKYASYLLDSDYESYFGATPVVLAALMAKQYLRNYEYKYEDLATWAIKMHERGAKNPFAYFKRAAKLKDVLDSELVADPLRLYDVSPFVDGAAALVLCSKPNARDQAVGVLGYGFGASNSYFASRNDYTVLMSVTEAVKAINPLSDFNGIVSVHDTYSILGVLALESLGLCKRGSALRLLNEGYFDPGGKVMVNLDGGLKAVGNSMGASGVYQLASVTMQLRGDKPFNGLNAEAAVVEDMVGVDQESVVFMLKVVK, encoded by the coding sequence ATGAGTATTTCGGCATTAGGCTATATAAATGGAGTACACATTATTCCCCCAGGCAGGTATTATGATAAGGGTTATAGGGAATTATTCGCTGAGGCTGCCTTAAAGGCTCTTGAATCTGCAGGTAACCCTGACATTAAGGCAATATACATTGCCTCAGCCCTATCTGAACTTACCGGTGAGCAGATGGCTATAGGTAACGTCCTTAGGGATTACTCAGGCATTAAGAATGCCCCATCCATAAGGGTTGAGAATGGTGATGGCTCAGGGGGCTTCGCATTCATGGTTGCTTTAAACCACGTGGCATCAATGAGTAATGGATGCGTACTACTGGTTGGTGTTGATAAGCCTCATGAGGTTACTTCACTTAAGCAGAATAAGTACGCCTCATACCTACTTGACTCCGATTACGAATCATACTTCGGAGCAACCCCAGTGGTCTTGGCTGCATTAATGGCTAAGCAGTACCTGAGGAATTATGAGTATAAGTATGAGGACTTAGCCACATGGGCTATTAAAATGCATGAGAGGGGTGCGAAGAATCCCTTCGCCTACTTTAAGAGGGCGGCTAAGCTAAAGGATGTTCTGGATTCCGAGCTTGTTGCAGACCCATTAAGGCTCTACGATGTATCACCCTTCGTTGACGGCGCAGCGGCCCTAGTACTCTGCAGTAAACCTAATGCCAGGGATCAGGCAGTGGGGGTGTTGGGTTACGGGTTCGGTGCATCAAACTCATACTTCGCCTCAAGGAACGACTACACGGTATTAATGTCTGTGACTGAGGCTGTTAAGGCAATTAACCCGCTCAGTGACTTCAACGGTATAGTGAGTGTCCACGATACTTATAGTATACTCGGTGTATTGGCGTTGGAATCCCTGGGATTATGCAAGAGGGGGAGTGCCTTAAGGCTCCTTAATGAGGGTTACTTTGACCCAGGGGGTAAGGTTATGGTTAACTTAGACGGTGGATTAAAGGCTGTGGGTAATTCAATGGGTGCCTCAGGTGTTTACCAATTAGCCAGCGTCACAATGCAGCTTAGGGGTGATAAACCATTTAACGGCCTAAACGCCGAGGCAGCGGTGGTTGAGGATATGGTTGGTGTGGATCAGGAGAGTGTAGTCTTCATGCTTAAGGTGGTGAAGTAG
- a CDS encoding endonuclease V produces the protein MVRRIISENYVKSRVPKGFNLEAARMVQRRLASMVVTMPLTQSVDLITGIDVAYRGNYAYAVAATYSMRLNHIIEYGCYEGEVTFPYVPTLLSFRELSPMIKAFMRLKERPHVVLIDGHGVAHPYRLGIAAHFGVVMGLPTIGVAKSLLYGEVKESLIIDPSNGEVIGGVVKCGRHEVYVSVGNMITLDNALTLVSRLCLRDRMPEPILHAHTMANKVKHNGCVNALA, from the coding sequence ATGGTTAGGAGGATTATTAGTGAGAATTACGTTAAGTCAAGGGTACCTAAGGGCTTTAACCTTGAGGCTGCACGCATGGTTCAGAGGAGGCTGGCGTCAATGGTTGTTACCATGCCATTAACGCAGTCTGTAGACCTCATTACCGGTATTGATGTAGCCTACAGGGGTAATTACGCCTACGCAGTGGCGGCAACCTACTCCATGAGGCTTAACCACATTATTGAGTATGGGTGTTATGAGGGTGAGGTCACTTTCCCATACGTACCAACCCTACTATCCTTTAGGGAACTCTCACCAATGATTAAAGCCTTCATGAGGCTTAAGGAAAGGCCCCATGTTGTGTTAATTGATGGCCACGGTGTAGCCCACCCTTATAGGCTTGGTATAGCTGCGCACTTCGGTGTGGTAATGGGTTTACCGACTATTGGGGTTGCTAAATCATTACTCTACGGTGAGGTTAAGGAATCCCTCATAATTGATCCAAGTAATGGGGAAGTCATAGGCGGTGTGGTTAAATGCGGGAGGCATGAGGTTTACGTTAGCGTGGGTAACATGATTACGCTTGACAATGCCTTAACATTGGTTTCAAGACTGTGCCTAAGGGATAGGATGCCTGAACCAATACTGCATGCTCACACGATGGCTAATAAGGTTAAACACAATGGCTGCGTTAATGCATTAGCCTGA
- a CDS encoding DUF357 domain-containing protein: MSTLADRVLTYVRNVEQAIEALRTNANGGGEVGELIELAEAYLKDTLHYFKVGDYETALATISYAEGLLDALRILKLSEVNWRKPSELAKLASRKVFVAGTFDIIHPGHVGYLKYAWGLGRVVAVVSTDESVKRIKGREPIIPAKQRVEVLEAIEYVTKARVGYEDDMFRVVEEEKPDIILLGPNQPFTEEEIRRALRSRGINAEVVRMPNIINCQLCSTSSIVRRILEMAGELTSSLRNH; encoded by the coding sequence ATGAGTACCTTAGCTGATAGGGTATTGACTTATGTTAGAAACGTTGAGCAGGCTATTGAGGCATTACGCACTAATGCTAATGGTGGTGGGGAGGTTGGTGAATTAATTGAGTTGGCTGAGGCTTATCTTAAGGATACTTTACACTACTTCAAGGTGGGTGACTATGAGACGGCTCTGGCTACGATATCCTACGCAGAGGGCTTGCTGGATGCCTTAAGGATCCTTAAGTTGAGTGAGGTTAATTGGAGGAAGCCGAGTGAATTAGCTAAGTTAGCGTCAAGGAAGGTTTTCGTGGCTGGCACATTCGATATAATACACCCAGGCCACGTGGGGTACCTTAAGTACGCCTGGGGTTTAGGCAGGGTTGTGGCTGTTGTCTCCACTGATGAGAGTGTTAAGAGGATTAAGGGTAGGGAGCCTATAATACCCGCTAAGCAGAGGGTTGAGGTGCTTGAGGCCATAGAGTACGTTACTAAGGCTAGGGTTGGTTATGAGGATGACATGTTTAGGGTTGTTGAGGAGGAGAAGCCTGATATAATACTCCTCGGGCCTAATCAACCCTTCACCGAGGAGGAGATTAGGAGAGCCTTAAGGAGTAGGGGTATTAACGCTGAGGTGGTTAGGATGCCTAATATTATTAACTGCCAGTTATGCAGCACCAGTAGCATAGTTAGGAGGATTCTGGAGATGGCCGGGGAATTAACCTCATCCCTCAGGAATCATTAA
- a CDS encoding glycosyltransferase, protein MLILQVLGLLIVIAAASSSILSLYFEVKYWRSLRDPVNDGEYPSVTVIMPIRGVDQNLEGNVRSVLEQKYPAAKEYLFIFDDVNDPAYGLVSRIIEGYSNARIIINNAGSSKGSALVKGINEAKGDVVVIVDSDAYVHDEWLINLVNLLKAGSGAATTYRFYAPLSRLSLGLLLKASFNMIGITAMQNDTARFAWGGSTAVWRKLILKWELVKYLPHYLSDDYVITHMVHRDGLKVGFTPRSMVITLEDSGVKDAFKWAVRQLWYVKVYGFNGFILYTASYTLYAFTLPIALALSLFINWVIILGLAPYLIGVIKDYYRISRIRSQGVFYASNIGGRYAYALAAASILNVYFSWLAIIVTAFTKSINWRGRVFTIQDVKRGIESMPLP, encoded by the coding sequence ATGCTTATACTGCAGGTCCTCGGCCTACTCATAGTAATTGCCGCGGCGTCATCATCAATACTATCCCTTTACTTTGAGGTTAAGTATTGGAGGAGCCTAAGGGATCCTGTTAATGATGGTGAGTATCCATCGGTTACAGTAATTATGCCAATTAGGGGTGTTGACCAGAATCTTGAGGGTAATGTTAGAAGTGTCCTTGAGCAGAAGTATCCTGCAGCCAAAGAGTACTTATTCATATTTGATGATGTTAATGATCCAGCCTACGGGTTAGTAAGCAGGATAATTGAAGGGTACAGTAACGCTAGGATAATTATTAATAACGCTGGTTCCAGTAAGGGTTCAGCCTTAGTTAAGGGTATTAATGAGGCTAAGGGTGATGTTGTGGTTATTGTTGATAGTGACGCCTACGTTCACGATGAGTGGTTAATAAACCTGGTCAACCTACTTAAGGCTGGTTCAGGGGCTGCTACAACCTATAGGTTCTATGCACCATTAAGTAGGTTAAGCCTTGGTTTATTACTTAAGGCTAGCTTCAACATGATTGGGATAACTGCAATGCAGAATGATACAGCTAGATTCGCCTGGGGAGGTTCAACGGCTGTCTGGAGGAAACTAATACTGAAGTGGGAACTGGTGAAGTATCTACCCCACTATCTCAGTGATGATTACGTTATAACGCATATGGTTCATAGAGATGGGTTAAAGGTGGGCTTCACCCCTAGGTCAATGGTGATTACACTGGAGGATTCTGGGGTGAAGGATGCGTTTAAGTGGGCTGTTAGGCAACTCTGGTATGTTAAGGTATATGGCTTTAACGGCTTCATACTCTATACAGCATCATACACGCTTTACGCATTTACACTACCAATAGCGTTGGCATTATCACTATTCATTAATTGGGTTATAATACTTGGGTTGGCACCATACCTAATCGGGGTGATTAAGGATTATTACAGGATTAGTAGGATTAGGTCCCAGGGAGTCTTCTACGCCAGTAATATTGGGGGCAGGTATGCCTACGCCTTAGCCGCTGCATCAATACTTAATGTCTACTTCTCCTGGCTTGCAATAATAGTAACCGCATTCACTAAGTCAATTAACTGGAGGGGTAGAGTTTTCACAATTCAAGATGTTAAGAGGGGTATTGAGTCAATGCCATTGCCTTAA
- a CDS encoding pirin family protein, whose translation MVRKTVEAIIKGTWTRDGAGVKLYRVFGSPELVDLMDPFLLLDHFGSRYPHEYLMGFPWHPHRGIETVTYLLKGEVHHRDSTGVKGVLGEGDVQWMTAGSGIFHEEMPKPGRRMVNGSVIEDPEVSGFQLWVNLPRVSKMSRPKYRNLSRNSVPRVILDNGVKVTLISGRVKAPGYGIVEGPINDLATPVNYIDVLIPEESTFSYEVKDGYTALIYVINGSLIPGNEGNPVASGQLVVYSRDGGEINVRTMDKPARFLLLAGRPINEPVAWYGPIVMNTWDELEEAFTELRAGTFIKHEPEVNDID comes from the coding sequence ATGGTTAGGAAAACCGTGGAAGCCATAATTAAGGGTACTTGGACTAGGGATGGTGCCGGTGTTAAATTATATAGGGTATTCGGTAGCCCTGAATTAGTGGATTTAATGGATCCATTCCTGTTACTTGATCATTTCGGTTCAAGGTATCCGCATGAGTACTTAATGGGTTTCCCATGGCACCCTCACAGGGGTATTGAAACCGTAACATACTTACTTAAGGGTGAGGTTCATCATAGGGATAGTACAGGGGTTAAGGGAGTATTGGGTGAGGGTGATGTTCAGTGGATGACTGCGGGTAGTGGGATATTTCATGAGGAGATGCCTAAGCCAGGTAGGAGGATGGTTAATGGGTCAGTTATAGAGGACCCTGAGGTCAGTGGTTTTCAGCTTTGGGTTAACTTACCTAGGGTAAGTAAAATGAGTAGGCCAAAGTACAGGAATTTAAGCAGAAACAGTGTGCCTAGGGTGATTCTTGATAATGGTGTGAAGGTTACGTTAATCTCAGGTAGAGTTAAGGCTCCTGGATACGGGATCGTTGAGGGACCCATAAATGACTTAGCCACACCGGTTAATTACATTGATGTGTTAATTCCTGAGGAGTCTACGTTCAGTTATGAGGTTAAGGATGGTTACACTGCGCTTATTTACGTCATTAATGGTTCATTAATCCCAGGTAATGAAGGTAACCCAGTTGCGTCAGGTCAACTGGTGGTTTACTCAAGGGATGGTGGGGAAATTAACGTTAGGACCATGGATAAGCCAGCCAGATTCCTGCTCCTTGCAGGTAGACCAATTAATGAGCCTGTGGCTTGGTATGGACCAATAGTCATGAATACTTGGGATGAGTTGGAGGAGGCCTTCACAGAGTTAAGGGCAGGCACCTTCATTAAGCATGAACCTGAGGTTAATGATATTGATTAA
- a CDS encoding RNA-guided endonuclease InsQ/TnpB family protein — protein sequence MWSGGRNTLTMPDVGTTRTVVVRLLPNDVQEGELGRLANASTSLFNEVNYERRRRFFNKQKMDFKGTYKKYYEKYKGILKVNAQAVIQKNNEAWSSFFSLLKKGEKASPPGYWKRGGGRVLILVVRQDRYYVDVENHKLVLRDFKLEIPFAGRVRWFGKQGRLEIHYDDTRNRWYAYIPVEVGVTTTRTGKESKFIVKGERKGIQLYQPKGNKVASADLGINILASVVVNDGTWILYKSRAKEDYFYFQRRIAEVQSIVGKAKNAGELEAYEEARREEGRLYGKLYRRLLHLYRSFASHLMKTLYEMGVSTLIVGYPYLIAQDKGNKFTVNMWSYSKLFEAILLKAQEYGIKVMKVVEYNTSRVCAFHDVEVVRKPRGVISCPHGHKLHADLNGALNIMKLGVGIVINEVKNPLSFFIDHNQVAPTKGGNTQDPNETPTL from the coding sequence ATGTGGAGTGGGGGCCGAAATACCCTCACTATGCCAGACGTGGGTACCACTAGAACAGTGGTTGTTCGCCTTCTACCAAATGATGTACAGGAGGGGGAACTAGGACGATTAGCTAACGCCTCAACATCACTTTTCAACGAAGTGAATTACGAAAGAAGACGGCGATTCTTCAACAAGCAGAAGATGGATTTCAAAGGAACGTATAAGAAATACTACGAGAAGTACAAGGGAATACTAAAGGTGAATGCACAAGCAGTTATTCAAAAGAATAATGAAGCGTGGTCATCATTCTTCTCTCTCCTGAAGAAGGGTGAGAAAGCCTCCCCACCAGGCTATTGGAAAAGAGGAGGGGGAAGAGTGTTAATCCTTGTTGTGAGACAGGATAGGTACTACGTGGATGTTGAGAACCACAAGCTAGTGTTGAGGGACTTTAAACTAGAGATTCCCTTCGCCGGGAGAGTGAGGTGGTTTGGTAAACAAGGTAGGCTAGAGATTCATTACGATGATACTCGGAACAGGTGGTATGCATATATTCCAGTTGAGGTTGGTGTTACAACAACACGGACTGGAAAAGAGAGTAAGTTCATAGTTAAAGGGGAAAGGAAAGGGATTCAGCTTTATCAACCGAAAGGAAATAAGGTGGCGTCTGCTGACCTAGGCATAAACATTCTAGCTAGTGTTGTTGTGAATGATGGTACTTGGATTCTCTATAAGAGTAGAGCTAAGGAGGATTACTTCTATTTTCAGAGGAGGATAGCTGAGGTACAATCAATAGTAGGCAAGGCTAAGAATGCTGGTGAGCTAGAGGCTTATGAGGAAGCAAGAAGAGAGGAAGGAAGATTATATGGAAAGTTGTACCGTCGCCTTCTCCATCTGTATAGGAGCTTCGCATCTCATCTAATGAAGACGTTGTACGAGATGGGTGTGTCAACCCTCATTGTTGGGTATCCTTACCTCATTGCACAAGATAAAGGTAACAAGTTCACAGTGAATATGTGGTCTTACTCAAAACTATTTGAGGCTATTCTGTTGAAAGCCCAAGAGTACGGTATTAAGGTCATGAAGGTTGTGGAGTATAACACATCTAGAGTATGCGCCTTTCACGATGTTGAAGTTGTGAGGAAACCTAGGGGAGTAATTTCATGTCCACATGGTCATAAACTACACGCAGACTTAAATGGAGCATTAAACATCATGAAACTAGGAGTAGGAATAGTCATAAACGAAGTGAAAAACCCCCTCTCCTTCTTTATTGATCATAACCAAGTAGCCCCCACAAAGGGGGGTAACACCCAAGACCCCAACGAAACCCCCACCCTTTAA